A region of Mycosarcoma maydis chromosome 15, whole genome shotgun sequence DNA encodes the following proteins:
- a CDS encoding uncharacterized protein (related to cyclin dependent kinase C), which translates to MPPPPSSTHNPSANGGIRNAAPSSSAMASSAPQSVNEPSPSSSVKLDNQKHAAYKLPSRPTHLQAPSGANQPQRRQWPQPSSAAQNGNSFNSVAPSSRHDYDDEDEDEEGAIDDSATSKPAANLLSSFRPAPPKTPPYPSNSQPAHEEHRGNDRFQPSDARKDQNHSSSYQLRSPSPPRRSQQSTTTSRAHVAHLRSPSPPESSSRRPGRDHDNGMTRISTNDRYHRGDPHLYHPSASELRSKDDRHDAAGSHMWDRAKQDLKRASNDDWRREDRGWNHDRRAGAGARGGGGGGGGGGGGGGGGGGGGGGARSWDREYDRRYDRNERDRDRPRTHSRYHDPRDELPREKPSNRNGRDKELSPHTAGTEQQYAGWSPTPPQGQPADPLSNGNNGEPFANRPPSRMGRAAPPPLLSNIDHPPTFNANRDLDSSLAKRARSRSPPAGLLKRKANFNAVMPPALAPVNPDASAPAESENVTPGAPLPPKVETLQSPSMPASRLGSESVAATAALGSLPGSAIATAASSGAATATFPTAASGGSVAVPADANFNATCQALDDFTLPSVRLSCLPRKLPDRPSTSGRERRKARGPPVPLNQRKFVGCSSLDDYEISIKLGQGTFGEVLKGRQILTGTQVALKKVTIHDAKDGLPITALREIKLLKKLRHPSVVPVIDMAFRPSGERGKLGDVYMVEPYMDHDLNGMLENPSIRLEHSQIKLYMKQLLEGTLYLHKNRILHRDMKAANLLIDNQGQLQIADFGLARPYRDPGQSWTGKGWTAGTHRYTNMVVTRWYRPPELLAGEKKYGPPIDMWGIGCILAEMITGRPLFKGTSEINQLELIAKLCGSPNETNFPGWSSLPGVKDADPTGRPDPHPEIPGQHAFGDYPRKVKDHFRSVYDAGPGCADLIDKLLVLDPRKRLTAQQALEHEWFWTKPYPADPKSLPKYEHSKEIDRARRDWKPAPAAAAAAPGGGGMAAATMARPRPAMQQLPYIAGAPQQRAYNRPAGFAQSAGYAMPATGMPTPDATDTWDARAAPPPMAGGGARHAFPHPQGGARFTHPNTRPAHHAHPQQPQQPQQAQQAHAYYPNHREPAQQRQQHSLPQRPVGPPRASGGNPYSM; encoded by the coding sequence ATGCCTCCACCGCCGTCATCAACCCACAACCCTTCCGCAAATGGAGGTATTCGCAATGCTGCAccctcctcttcggctATGGCCTCATCCGCACCACAATCCGTAAATGAGCCGTCGCCCAGCTCAtcggtcaagctcgacaatCAGAAGCATGCCGCGTATAAGCTACCTTCAAGACCAACTCATCTCCAGGCGCCGTCTGGGGCCAACCAACCGCAACGTAGACAGTGGCCTCAGCCTTCGTCTGCCGCGCAGAACGGAAACAGCTTCAACTCGGTAGCACCATCTTCCAGGCATGACtacgatgacgaagacgaagacgaggagggCGCGATCGATGACAGTGCCACCTCGAAACCTGCTGCGAATCTCTTGTCTTCCTTCCGTccagcaccgccaaagACCCCTCCATATCCGTCCAATTCCCAACCTGCGCATGAGGAACATCGCGGGAACGACCGCTTTCAACCTTCGGATGCACGCAAAGATCAGAATCACTCGTCCTCGTACCAGCTACgctcgccgtcgccgcccCGGAGATCCCAACAGAGCACTACAACCTCACGTGCACACGTCGCCCATCTTCGCAGCCCTTCTCCTCCCGAATCATCCTCTCGACGTCCCGGTAGAGACCATGACAATGGCATGACTCGCATATCCACAAACGATCGATATCACCGTGGAGACCCTCATCTTTACCACCCCTCAGCCAGCGAACTTCGAAGTAAAGATGATCGACATGATGCTGCAGGCTCGCACATGTGGGATCGGGCTAAGCAAGACCTAAAGCGAGCATCGAACGATGACTGGCGGCGCGAAGATCGAGGTTGGAACCATGACCGACGTGCCGGAGCCGGAgcgcgaggaggaggaggtggtggtggaggaggaggaggaggtggtggtggtggtggtggtggtggtggtggtgctcgATCATGGGATCGAGAATACGATCGACGCTATGACAGAaacgagcgagatcgagatcggccACGGACCCATTCTCGGTATCACGATCCCAGAGACGAGCTTCCGCGCGAAAAGCCTTCCAACAGGAACGGACGCGACAAAGAGCTGTCTCCCCACACAGCTGGCACAGAGCAGCAATACGCTGGGTGGTCTCCTACACCGCCGCAAGGTCAGCCAGCCGACCCATTGTCTAATGGCAACAACGGTGAGCCGTTCGCAAACAGGCCCCCATCAAGAATGGGTCGAGCTGCACCACCGCCATTGCTCTCCAATATTGATCATCCTCCAACGTTCAACGCGAATCGCGATTTGGATTCGTCTCTGGCCAAAcgcgctcgatctcgctctccACCGGCAGGTCTGCTCAAGCGCAAAGCCAACTTCAACGCCGTAATGCCACCAGCGTTGGCACCTGTCAACCCAGATGCGAGTGCACCAGCTGAGAGCGAAAACGTTACACCGGGAGCACCCCTCCCGCCCAAGGTAGAGACGTTGCAGTCCCCATCGATGCCTGCTTCACGTCTCGGGTCCGAATCGGTTGCTGCCACAGCAGCGTTGGGCAGTCTGCCAGGTTCGGCTATAGCTacagcagcctcgtcgGGTGCGGCCACAGCTACTTTTCCTACTGCCGCCAGTGGTGGTAGTGTTGCAGTACCGGCCGATGCCAACTTCAACGCAACCTGTCAAGCACTCGACGACTTCACTCTGCCATCCGTCCGACTTTCGTGCCTTCCACGCAAGCTGCCTGACCGCCCGAGTACGTCtggacgagagcgacgcAAAGCACGTGGGCCGCCTGTGCCGCTCAACCAGCGCAAATTCGTAGGCTGCTCATCGCTCGATGACTACGAGATCTCAATCAAGCTCGGACAAGGTACATTCGGCGAAGTGCTCAAGGGACGACAGATCTTGACGGGGACCCAAGTTGCGCTCAAGAAGGTCACAATCCATGACGCAAAGGATGGTCTGCCCATCACGGCTCTACGCGAGATCAAGCTGCTGAAGAAGCTTAGACACCCAAGCGTCGTGCCTGTGATCGATATGGCTTTCCGTCCGTCGGGAGAGAGGGGCAAGCTGGGCGACGTCTATATGGTGGAGCCGTACATGGACCATGATCTCAACGGGATGCTTGAAAATCCATCGATCCGTCTCGAGCACAGCCAAATCAAGCTGTATATGAAACAACTCCTCGAAGGCACACTGTACCTGCACAAGAATCGTATCTTGCATCGTGACATGAAGGCAGCCAACTTGCTCATCGACAATCAAGGCCAGCTTCAGATCGCCGATTTCGGACTCGCTCGTCCGTACCGCGATCCGGGACAGTCGTGGACGGGCAAAGGTTGGACAGCGGGAACGCACCGATATACGAATATGGTGGTCACCCGTTGGTATCGACCGCCGGAGCTACTGGCGGGAGAGAAGAAGTACGGCCCGCCGATCGACATGTGGGGGATCGGATGTATCTTGGCCGAGATGATCACGGGTCGGCCACTGTTCAAAGGCACGTCCGAGAtcaaccagctcgagctgattGCGAAGCTCTGCGGGTCGCCTAACGAGACCAACTTTCCGGGATGGAGCAGTCTGCCGGGTGTAAAAGATGCCGATCCGACGGGTCGGCCAGATCCGCATCCGGAAATTCCAGGACAGCACGCGTTCGGTGACTATCCAAGAAAGGTGAAGGACCATTTTCGATCCGTGTACGATGCGGGCCCTGGATGTGCGGATttgatcgacaagctcttGGTGCTCGATccgaggaagaggttgACGGCGCAGCAGGCGTTGGAACACGAGTGGTTTTGGACCAAGCCGTATCCGGCGGATCCGAAGAGCTTGCCCAAGTATGAGCATTCCAAGGAGATCGATCGTGCGAGGAGGGATTGGAAGCCTgcgcctgcagctgcagctgcagctccagGCGGTGGAGGCATGGCAGCGGCAACCATGGCAAGACCGAGACCGGCAATGCAGCAGCTCCCGTATATTGCGGGTGCACCACAGCAGAGGGCGTACAATCGACCAGCTGGTTTTGCGCAATCGGCCGGGTACGCGATGCCAGCCACTGGGATGCCCACTCCGGATGCTACGGATACCTGGGACGCGAGGGCAGCTCCACCTCCCATGGCAGGTGGTGGCGCAAGACACGCGTTCCCTCACCCGCAAGGTGGTGCCAGGTTCACCCATCCGAACACGAGACCCGCACATCACGCGCAtccgcagcagccgcagcagccgcagcaggcgcagcaggcgcaTGCTTACTACCCAAATCATAGGGAGCCCGCTCAACAAAGACAACAACACAGTCTGCCACAAAGACCTGTCGGTCCGCCGCGCGCCAGCGGAGGGAATCCTTACTCTATGTAG
- a CDS encoding mRNA splicing protein SLU7 (related to step II splicing factor SLU7), with translation MSASASSFNAGAATGGLASATGKLSRAEFRRQKDLEEDRKAGRAPAELDEDGNIINPHVPSYMAQAPWYMDTGSRSLKHQKKPVDPNAVKAGINDWYQRGASSSLLPDAPVAKKFRKGACENCGSMSHKTKDCLERPRKKGAKKLGRTLAGDHMLQEVQGLDYAAKRDRWNGYDPAEHKKVVEEFEAIEQERRRLKEEQIDNQTSSDLKHAKRLAQKQSKSKQTGDGADDLDFSSSDSDDSDDEKYADKADAVGQKVDTNKRITIRNLRIREDRAKYLYNLDVNSAYYDPKTRTMREAPNPNIRPEDAEYAGDNFARAQGSDSGALANLQLFSWQAEAHGNDLNLQANPTANERQYREFQQRKEKLRDETKGSILDKYGGAEHFDSLPKELLTGQTEQYVEYNQAGRIVKGLEKVVPKSRWEEDVLENNHVKVWGSWFDLELGVWGYACCRSTVWNSYCTGQAGIEASKASFVPSKRTPDEKAVEKRATRDAGRSKRRRSVSVSSLSPPSRSGTASDDSESDASHHRSHRQQQSGTSYTLRKNIGSGNVSSRLDKAKLSAAILEERAKHDPSLAAKLAQQKQANFDALPDWLKDAEAINAKHKRATALTTHDPTDVTDEQLEAYRLVNRAANTAALSEDPMANYRDQDDD, from the coding sequence atgtcggcatcggcatcttcgTTCAATGCTGGTGCAGCAACAGGTGGTTTAGCATCTGCAACTGGCAAGCTCTCTCGCGCCGAGTTTCGACGACAAAAAGACCTCGAGGAAGATCGAAAAGCCGGTCGTGCACCTGCCGAactcgacgaggatggcaacATCATCAACCCACACGTACCCTCGTACATGGCGCAAGCACCCTGGTATATGGACACTGGGTCGCGCTCGCTCAAGCATCAAAAGAAACCGGTGGATCCAAACGCAGTGAAAGCGGGCATCAACGATTGGTACCAGCGCGGCgcgtcttcttctttgctgCCAGATGCTCCTGTAGCGAAAAAGTTCCGAAAGGGTGCGTGCGAGAACTGCGGTTCCATGTCTCACAAGACCAAAGACTGCCTGGAGCGTCCGCGCAAGAAGGGAGCCAAGAAGCTTGGCAGGACGCTAGCTGGCGATCATATGTTGCAAGAAGTGCAGGGCTTGGACTACGCAGCCAAGCGAGACCGGTGGAATGGGTATGATCCTGCAGAGCACAAAAAGGTAGTGGAGGAATTCGAAGCGATCGAACAGGAACGTCGACGGCTCAAAGAAGAGCAGATCGACAATCAGACTTCGTCCGATCTGAAGCACGCCAAACGGCTTGCGCAGAAGCAGTCCAAGTCGAAGCAAACCGGCGATGGCGCGGATGATCTCGATTTCAGCTCCTCGGATTCGGACGATAGCGATGACGAAAAGTACGCTGATAAGGCGGATGCTGTAGGACAAAAGGTGGATACCAACAAGCGCATCACTATCCGCAACCTGCGTATTCGCGAAGACCGCGCAAAGTACCTGTACAATCTCGACGTGAATTCGGCGTACTACGATCCCAAGACGCGCACCATGAGGGAAGCGCCGAACCCCAATATCCGACCCGAAGACGCCGAGTATGCCGGTGACAATTTTGCGCGTGCCCAAGGCTCGGACTCGGGCGCGCTGGCGAACTTGCAACTGTTCAGCTGGCAAGCCGAGGCGCATGGCAACGATCTGAATCTGCAAGCCAACCCCACGGCCAACGAGCGGCAGTATCGCGAATTCCAACAGCGAAAAGAGAAGCTGCGCGATGAAACCAAGGGCAGCATTTTGGACAAGTACGGTGGAGCCGAACACTTTGATTCGTTGCCCAAGGAGCTGCTCACAGGCCAGACGGAGCAGTACGTCGAGTACAACCAAGCGGGCAGGATCGTCAAGGGCTTAGAGAAGGTGGTACCGAAGAGCAGGTGGGAGGAAGACGTGCTGGAAAACAACCATGTCAAAGTGTGGGGTTCGTGGTTCGATTTGGAGCTGGGCGTTTGGGGGTATGCATGTTGTCGGTCGACGGTTTGGAACAGCTACTGTACGGGCCAAGCTGGAATCGAGGCTAGTAAGGCGAGTTTTGTGCCGAGCAAGCGCACGCCGGACGAGAAAGCTGTAGAGAAACGTGCGACACGCGACGCCGGCCGGAGCAAGAGGCGGCGGTCTGTGTCCGTATCATCTTTATCACCACCTTCACGATCGGGCACGGCGTCTGACGATAGCGAATCCGACGCGTCGCACCACCGCAGTCATCGACAACAACAGTCTGGCACCAGCTACACTTTGCGCAAAAACATCGGTTCCGGCAACGTCAGCTCACGCTTGgacaaagccaagctcTCAGCAGCCATCCTGGAAGAACGCGCCAAACACGATCCCTCTCTCGCCGCCAAACTCGCGCAGCAAAAACAGGCCAACTTCGACGCCCTCCCCGATTGGCTCAAGGACGCAGAAGCCATCAACGCTAAGCACAAACGTGCCACCGCACTCACCACCCACGATCCTACAGACGTCACAGacgaacagctcgaggcgTATAGACTCGTCAATCGGGCCGCAAACACCGCCGCCCTCAGCGAAGACCCCATGGCGAATTATCGTGATCAGGACGACGACTAG
- a CDS encoding coiled-coil domain-containing protein MAD1 (related to spindle assembly checkpoint protein), with protein MENRRVVSAGSSGLPPMRSGIPRPAAAAAAAANGSAESAIPRPPSRMSTAAPSTGAATRVASGPMGAYRPSSAAGRSSVGGAASAPSSMLLRQPPASAAPTTRTYSGLANRISTLSARPLDPNTSTHMLADDVSSASILLDTSIGAARTTAAHKRTVSAAGLGADESMSFSSNALKRPHLRKLSMDGTSPLLLQAELHPSSTPRPESPAYEIAVLRNHYDQQLLAEDRKYKKLEQDYEAKCKELDRFNRQRVELLDEWDKQQETARSKETEWTTKRQSLEQELARLRSTNSELTHRNDELSSDSSSQLSQLRAQVTSLQSDLAKSQAEAQAATVRAKTFEDEVGANKAELEDLQNALEDEQRMRLQQLDEARLGGAEQSAKIGQELERQTSHLRKLEAENAHLVAENSRLSHHASNVELLKEEKRSLEAKLRTLDTLRDQLAAAETQILDLQDKQNNWDSLLRNGLETDVQAAFTAAANADGQLPLLTPPQVVDRDTLPKYLSTLRGTVSGLEARCKALSATVEKLRSRNLTLEEQAQDVDAKERKTALELIELQTTLARTQKTETRLNGEISQLKAMLSSYEQEEQAHNSTSYDAAHTRRIALLETELEKARTENMGLAEQLEKLSKSLAEKETKSDSTQGQELSAELERLEAEKATLEAKVSEMESSMSSLTRQMESMLKENESLWFRVGRGEFDQERQRCLVLSANPVSQDLDLRRRTMDALKAENASLLARVQELSCLASNSTCATASAVTGEALVPQSVVENLRSDLTALQLSIASKDKAMLRLKQVFSAKANEFREAIQSLFGYKVKFLENGKVKLTSTHNRSSNSTSLVFESEGGNVGRMKLMGEALKYPGLVDVAGLKEYWLAEGGVRQSVPCFLAALNLELYESCTMAVRKPIFDHQAQVEDEQ; from the coding sequence ATGGAGAATCGACGCGTCGTGTCAGCCGGCTCGTCTGGCCTTCCACCGATGCGATCAGGTATCCCCAGaccagccgcagcagccgctgctgctgctaatGGTAGTGCTGAGTCCGCAATTCCACGCCCGCCATCGCGCAtgagcacagcagcaccttcTACTGGTGCAGCAACACGAGTAGCGAGTGGCCCCATGGGCGCATATCGTCCTTCCTCAGCAGCTGGCCGAAGCTCGGTGGGCGGTGCTGCCTCCGCTCCATCCTCCATGTTGCTCCGTCAACCGCCAGCAAGTGCGGCACCCACCACGCGAACCTATTCTGGCCTCGCCAATCGAATCAGTACTCTCTCGGCGCGCCCGCTCGACCCCAACACCTCGACCCACATGCTCGCTGACGATGTCTCGTCCGCCTCGATCCTGCTCGACACTTCGATCGGCGCTGCGCGCACTACAGCAGCTCACAAGCGCACCGTATCTGCAGCAGGTCTCGGCGCAGATGAAAGCATGTCCTTTAGCAGTAACGCCCTCAAGCGACCTCACTtgcgcaagctcagcaTGGACGGTACCTCGCCGCTTCTTCTGCAAGCCGAACTGCATCCTTCAAGCACACCACGTCCCGAATCACCCGCCTACGAAATTGCCGTACTACGAAATCACTACGATCAGCAGCTCCTCGCTGAAGATCGCAAGTACAAAAAATTGGAACAGGACTACGAAGCAAAGTGCAAAGAGCTTGATCGATTCAATCGTCAACGCGTCGAACTACTTGACGAGTGGgacaagcagcaagaaacCGCTCGTTCAAAAGAAACCGAGTGGACTACCAAAAGGCAGTCGCTCGAACAAGAGCTCGCTAGGCTGCGTAGCACCAATTCCGAGCTGACTCATCGAAACGACGAGCTGTCATCCGACTCTTCCTCGCAGCTCTCTCAGCTCCGGGCCCAAGTCACCTCGTTGCAATCCGACTTGGCCAAGTCGCAAGCCGAAGCGCAGGCTGCCACTGTCAGAGCAAAGACGTTTGAGGATGAAGTGGGTGCCAACAAGGCTGAGCTCGAAGACCTGCAGAACGCgctcgaagacgagcagcgtATGCGtctccaacagctcgacgaggcgcgCCTAGGtggagcagagcaaagTGCTAAAATTggccaagagctcgagagACAGACTTCGCACTTGCGCAAACTCGAAGCCGAAAATGCGCACCTAGTGGCCGAAAATTCAAGGCTTTCCCATCATGCGAgcaacgtcgagctgctcaaggaggAGAAGCGATCGCTCGAGGCTAAGCTTCGCACGCTCGATACGCTGCGTGATCAgcttgctgccgccgaAACCCAAATCTTGGACTTGCAAGATAAGCAGAACAACTGGGACTCACTGCTTCGAAACGGATTGGAGACGGACGTTCAAGCTGCCTTTACCGCGGCTGCTAACGCGGATGGACAACTGCCTTTGCTCACGCCGCCTCAAGTGGTGGATCGAGATACACTGCCCAAATACCTTTCCACTCTCCGCGGCACCGTCTCTGGTCTCGAAGCTCGATGCAAAGCGCTTTCTGCGACCGTTGAGAAACTTCGATCTCGAAACTTGACCTTGGaggagcaagcgcaagacgtCGACGCAAAGGAGCGCAAGACCGCACTAGAGCTGATCGAATTGCAAACCACGCTTGCGCGCACTCAAAAGACTGAAACTCGACTCAACGGTGAGATCTCACAGCTGAAAGCGATGCTCTCCTCGTACGAACAGGAAGAACAGGCTCACAACTCGACATCCTACGATGCAGCGCACACTCGGAGGATCGCACTGCTCGAAACCGAACTGGAAAAGGCAAGAACCGAGAACATGGGCTTAGCTGAACAACTCGAGAAGCTTTCCAAGAGTCTGGCTGAAAAGGAGACCAAATCCGATTCGACacaaggccaagagctATCGGCTGAGCTCGAACGACTTGAGGCGGAAAAGGCAACGCTAGAAGCCAAGGTGTCTGAGATGGAGAGCAGCATGTCGTCTTTGACGCGCCAAATGGAATCAATGCTCAAGGAGAACGAAAGCTTGTGGTTCAGGGTAGGTCGGGGCGAGTTTGATCAAGAGCGACAGCGGTGTTTGGTTCTGTCTGCCAATCCGGTTTCGCAAGACTTGGATCTTCGACGTCGCACGATGGATGCTCTGAAAGCGGAAAAcgcgtcgctgctcgcacGTGTGCAAGAGCTATCTTGTCTCGCCAGCAACTCTACTTGTGCTACTGCGTCTGCAGTTACTGGCGAAGCGTTGGTCCCGCAGTCGGTGGTCGAGAACCTTCGCTCCGATCTCACAGCACTGCAACTCTCGATCGCTTCTAAGGACAAAGCTATGCTTCGACTCAAGCAAGTCTTCTCGGCGAAAGCCAACGAATTCCGCGAAGCAATCCAATCGCTTTTTGGCTACAAGGTCAAGTTCCTTGAAAACGGCAAGGTGAAACTCACCTCGACGCACAATCGCTCTTCCAACAGCACCTCGTTGGTGTTTGAGAGCGAAGGTGGCAACGTGGGTAGGATGAAGTTGATGGGCGAAGCGCTCAAGTATCCAGGCTTGGTTGACGTCGCTGGTTTGAAAGAGTATTGGTTGGCGGAAGGTGGTGTAAGGCAGAGCGTTCCGTGCTTTCTGGCCGCATTGAATCTCGAGCTGTACGAGAGCTGTACTATGGCTGTTAGAAAGCCGATCTTTGATCATCAAGCTCAGGTAGAGGACGAGCAGTGA
- a CDS encoding protein kinase Ukc1p produces MAQRNGAPNPGQSPLPQAHALPQVQQPTNQMAYGAQYAAPMGYNMNLASNHGPVAYGFSAAGQGGFAQSQAYAQQASAAHQYHAPPHLHAQIHQAAIAAQAQAPPSQLQHPAMSQAAHLQQQQIAASQQQGLQAPNSGYMQRAPGASPINRSPSPSARPLNAAPRSPQPHGQAQTYSQQQQQQQQQQQQQQFYQQQQQQQQQQQQQQQQQYTQSGGSTSPNPANEKPADYVYFERSTNGMQKSTIEAATGAKLKLENFYKVYVEQAVERIKRAAELEDRLTNPPDGVHLSDERKARQLAQLGRRESNFLRLRRTRLGLDDFRTVKVIGKGAFGEVRLVQKTDTGKIYAMKTLRKSEMFKKDQLAHVRAERDVLAESNSPWVVQLYYSFQDTAYLYLLMEFLPGGDLMTMLIKYDTFSEDVTRFYMAECVLALEGIHKLGFIHRDIKPDNILIDAKGHIKLSDFGLSTGFHKQHDSAYYQRLFEGTAAQNPAQTGRNSVAVNSINLTLSSKDTIATWKANRRKLAYSTVGTPDYIAPEIFLQQGYGNECDWWSLGAIMFECLCGYPPFCSENAHDTYRKILAWRETLQFPDDIHLSPEAEDMIRRLISAPENRLGRNSASEIKGHAFFAGVDWATIRQIDAPFIPQLKSITDTSYFPTEDYQDVPETPAGADVGVGSKDLAFLGYTYRRYESNETVL; encoded by the exons ATGGCTCAACGCAACGGTGCGCCCAACCCGGGCCAGTCGCCTCTCCCACAGGCACATGCACTCCCGCAGGTGCAACAGCCCACCAACCAGATGGCCTATGGTGCTCAGTACGCTGCTCCCATGGGCTACAACATGAATCTCGCCTCCAACCACGGTCCGGTCGCCTACGGCTTCAGCGCTGCTGGTCAAGGCGGCTTTGCTCAAAGTCAAG CCTACGCACAGCAGGCCTCGGCCGCACACCAGTACCacgctcctcctcatctgCACGCGCAAATCCACCAGGCTGCTATCGCCGCCCAGGCACAAGCGCCTCCTTCTCAACTTCAGCACCCCGCCATGTCCCAAGCCGCACACttacagcagcagcaaatcGCTGCTTCTCAACAGCAAGGTCTTCAAGCTCCCAACTCTGGCTACATGCAGCGTGCACCCGGTGCTTCGCCCATCAACAGATCCCCGTCTCCTTCCGCTCGTCCCCTTAACGCCGCACCCAGGAGTCCACAGCCACACGGTCAAGCTCAAACCTACtcgcaacaacagcagcaacaacaacagcagcagcagcagcagcaattctaccaacagcagcaacagcaacaacaacagcaacaacagcaacaacaacaacagtACACTCAATCTGGCGGCTCCACCTCGCCGAATCCCGCAAACGAGAAGCCCGCGGATTATGTCTACTTTGAGCGATCCACTAACGGGATGCAAAAATCCACCATCGAGGCTGCCACCGGCGCCAAGCTGAAGCTGGAAAACTTTTACAAGGTCTACGTAGAACAAGCGGTGGAGCGTATCAAGCGtgcagccgagctcgaagacCGACTTACCAACCCGCCCGACGGCGTCCACCTCTCGGACGAGCGCAAAGCACGTCAGCTGGCACAACTGGGACGTCGTGAGTCCAACTTTTTGCGCTTGCGAAGGACGCGGCTGGGCTTGGACGACTTCCGGACGGTCAAGGTGATCGGCAAGGGTGCGTTTGGTGAGGTACGATTGGTGCAAAAGACCGACACGGGCAAGATCTACGCCATGAAGACATTGCGCAAGAGCGAGATGTTCAAGAAGGACCAGCTGGCACATGTGCGCGCCGAGAGAGACGTGCTCGCCGAGAGCAATTCGCCTTGGGTGGTGCAGCTGTACTACTCGTTCCAGGACACCGCGTATCTGTACCTTCTCATGGAGTTTTTGCCCGGCGGAGATCTGATGACCATGCTGATCAAGTACGACACGTTTTCCGAAGACGTGACGCGCTTCTACATGGCCGAGTGCGTGCTTGCTCTCGAGGGCATCcacaagctcggcttcaTCCACCGTGACATCAAACCGGACAACATCCTGATCGACGCCAAGGGTCACATCAAGCTCTCGGATTTCGGCCTGTCGACTGGCTTCCACAAGCAGCACGATTCGGCGTACTACCAGCGTCTGTTCGAAGGCACCGCGGCGCAGAACCCTGCACAGACCGGTCGGAATTCGGTAGCGGTCAACTCGATCAATCTGACGCTATCGTCCAAGGATACGATTGCGACGTGGAAGGCGAACCGAAGAAAGCTGGCCTACTCTACAGTGGGCACGCCGGACTACATTGCGCCCGAGATCTTCCTGCAGCAGGGGTACGGAAATGAGTGTGACTGGTGGAGTTTGGGAGCGATTATGTTTGAGTGTCTGTGCGGGTATCCGCCGTTCTGTTCCGAGAATGCGCACGACACGTACCGCAAGATTCTGGCGTGGAGGGAGACGTTGCAGTTTCCGGATGACATTCATCTGTCGCCCGAGGCGGAAGATATGATTCGTAGACTCATCAGTGCTCCTGAGAACCGACTGGGACGCAACAGCGCTAGCGAGATCAAGGGCCATGCGTTTTTTGCCGGCGTCGACTGGGCGACGATTCGCCAGATCGACGCTCCGTTTATTCCGCAGTTGAAGAGCATTACTGATACAAGCTACTTCCCCACCGAAGATTACCAGGACGTCCCTGAGACCCCGGCAGGCGCTGATGTCGGGGTCGGAAGCAAGGACCTCGCCTTCCTCGGCTACACGTATCGCAGGTACGAGAGCAACGAGACTGTCCTCTAG